The following coding sequences lie in one Streptomyces xiamenensis genomic window:
- a CDS encoding DsbA family protein has product MPSSRPSKPARRPAAQQQRPYAVRKRPLTFAVLAGVLILVLVFGAMAALFSSGNSTAGNQRNPIPEEGTVLPLPEGHPALALARRDAEDPLAMGDADAPVVMIEYSDFQSAFSGTHARGVHHELIAEYVDAGALRIEFRNFPVYGPESDAASRAAWAAGQQGRFWEFYDAAFADEFHRDTGRFSEEGLRELAQAAGVPDVERMLTDMESPEADEAVATDAEEGVELGATTTPAFLVNGHPIVGAQSMDTFRDTIDQLLDAA; this is encoded by the coding sequence ATGCCCTCGTCCCGGCCGTCCAAGCCCGCCCGGCGCCCCGCCGCCCAGCAGCAGCGCCCGTACGCGGTGCGCAAGCGCCCGCTGACCTTCGCGGTGCTGGCGGGGGTGCTCATCCTGGTGCTGGTCTTCGGGGCGATGGCCGCGCTGTTCAGCAGCGGCAACAGCACCGCCGGCAACCAGCGGAACCCGATCCCCGAGGAGGGCACCGTCCTGCCGCTCCCCGAGGGGCACCCGGCCCTCGCCCTGGCCCGCCGCGACGCGGAGGACCCCCTCGCGATGGGCGACGCGGACGCGCCGGTGGTCATGATCGAGTACAGCGACTTCCAGTCGGCGTTCAGCGGCACCCACGCCCGCGGTGTGCACCACGAGCTGATCGCGGAGTACGTGGACGCCGGGGCGCTGCGCATCGAGTTCCGCAACTTCCCGGTCTACGGTCCCGAGTCGGACGCCGCCTCGCGCGCCGCCTGGGCTGCCGGGCAGCAGGGGCGGTTCTGGGAGTTCTACGACGCGGCGTTCGCGGACGAGTTCCACCGCGACACCGGCCGGTTCTCCGAGGAGGGCCTGCGGGAGCTGGCTCAGGCGGCGGGGGTGCCGGACGTGGAGCGGATGCTCACCGACATGGAGTCCCCGGAGGCGGACGAGGCGGTGGCCACGGACGCCGAGGAGGGGGTCGAGCTCGGCGCCACCACCACGCCGGCCTTCCTCGTCAACGGTCATCCGATCGTGGGGGCGCAGTCCATGGACACGTTCCGCGACACCATCGACCAGCTTCTCGACGCCGCGTGA